A part of Capsicum annuum cultivar UCD-10X-F1 chromosome 6, UCD10Xv1.1, whole genome shotgun sequence genomic DNA contains:
- the LOC107876113 gene encoding probable linoleate 9S-lipoxygenase 5 — protein MLLEKIVDVISGKNDDGKKMKGTVVLMKKNALDFNDVNASFLDGVLEFLGKRVSLQLISSVHGDPANGLQGKRSKPAYLENWLTTRTPLVAGESAFDVTFDWDEDIGVPGAFIINNLHFNEFFLKSLTLEDVPNHGKIHFVCNSWVYPAKRYKSERIFFANQAYLPHETPEPLREYREKELVTLRGDGNGKLEEWDRVYDYAFYNDLGDPERGEAYARTILGGSAEFPYPRRGRTGRKPTKADPKSESRIPLLMSLDIYVPRDERFGHIKLSDFLTYALKSIVQFLIPEFQALFDSTPDEFDSFEDVLRLYEGGIKLPQGPFLKALTDSIPLPILKEIIRTDGEGKFKFPTPQVIQADKSSWRTDEEFAREMLAGVNPVIISRLQEFPPKSKLDTEVYGNQNSTITKEHIENALDGLTIDDAIKTNRLYILNHHDMLMPYVRRINTTNTKLYASRTLLFLQDDGTMKPIAIELSLPHPDGDELGAVSKVYTPADRDVEGTIWQLAKAYVAVNDSGVHQLISHWLNTHAAIEPFVIATNRQLSVLHPIHKLLHPHFRDTMNINALARQILINAGGVLELTVFPSKYAMEMSAVVYRNWVFPEQALPVDLVKRGVAVEDSSSPHGVRLLIQDYPYAVDGLEIWSAIKIWVTEYCNFYYKSDESVLKDDELQAWWKEVREEGHGDKKDEPWWPKMQTRQELIDSCTIIIWIASALHAAVNFGQYPYAGYLPNRPTLSRRFMPEPGTPEYEELKTNPDLAYLKTITPQLQTLLGISLIEILSRHTSDEVYLGQRDSSEWTKDQEPLAAFERFGKKLSEIEDQIVQMNGDENWKNRSGPVKVPYTLLFPTSEEGLTGKGIPNSVSI, from the exons ATGTTACTGGAAAAGATTGTGGACGTAATCTCTGGGAAAAATGACGATGGAAAAAAGATGAAAGGAACTGTTGTGTTGATGAAGAAGAATGCATTGGACTTTAATGATGTCAATGCTTCTTTTCTTGATGGAGTTCTTGAGTTCCTTGGCAAGAGAGTCTCTTTGCAGTTGATCAGCTCTGTTCATGGTGATCCTG CGAATGGTTTACAAGGGAAACGTAGCAAGCCAGCTTACTTGGAGAACTGGCTCACTACACGAACCCCATTAGTCGCAGGCGAATCAGCCTTTGATGTCACGTTTGATTGGGACGAGGATATTGGAGTTCCAGGGGCATTTATCATCAATAATTTGCACTTCAATGAGTTTTTCCTTAAATCACTCACTCTTGAAGACGTTCCCAATCATGGCAAGATTCATTTTGTCTGTAATTCTTGGGTTTATCCTGCTAAAAGATACAAATCAGAACGGATTTTCTTTGCTAATCAG GCATATCTTCCCCACGAAACTCCAGAACCATTGCGCGAATACAGAGAAAAAGAATTAGTGACCTTAAGAGGAGATGGAAATGGAAAGCTTGAGGAATGGGACAGGGTTTATGACTATGCTTTCTACAACGACTTGGGTGATCCAGAAAGAGGCGAAGCGTATGCTAGGACTATCTTGGGAGGATCTGCTGAGTTCCCATACCCTCGGAGAGGAAGAACAGGCAGAAAGCCAACAAAAGCAG ATCCTAAAAGTGAAAGTAGGATTCCATTGCTTATGAGTTTAGACATCTATGTACCAAGAGATGAGCGTTTTGGACACATTAAGTTGTCGGACTTCCTGACATATGCTTTGAAATCCATTGTTCAGTTCCTTATCCCCGAGTTTCAGGCTCTCTTTGATAGCACTCCTGATGAGTTTGACagctttgaggatgtactgaggcTTTATGAAGGAGGAATCAAATTGCCGCAAGGCCCTTTTCTCAAAGCCCTCACTGACAGCATTCCTCTACCGATTCTAAAAGAAATCATCCGAACTGATGGTGAAGGGAAATTCAAATTCCCAACTCCTCAAGTTATTCAAG CGGATAAAAGTTCATGGAGGACTGATGAAGAATTTGCAAGAGAAATGCTTGCCGGAGTAAATCCTGTCATAATCAGCAGACTCCAA GAGTTCCCTCCAAAAAGCAAGCTAGATACTGAAGTATATGGAAACCAAAACAGTACAATAACCAAAGAACATATAGAGAATGCACTGGATGGGCTAACTATCGATGAT GCAATCAAGACAAACAGGCTTTACATATTAAACCATCATGACATGCTTATGCCGTATGTGAGGAGAATAAACACGACAAACACAAAACTCTACGCCTCAAGAACTCTGCTTTTCTTGCAAGACGATGGAACAATGAAGCCAATAGCAATTGAACTAAGCTTGCCACATCCGGATGGAGATGAACTTGGGGCTGTTAGCAAAGTTTATACCCCAGCCGATCGAGATGTTGAGGGTACGATCTGGCAATTGGCTAAAGCTTATGTTGCAGTGAATGACTCGGGTGTTCATCAGCTAATCAGTCACTG GTTGAATACACATGCAGCAATTGAGCCGTTTGTGATTGCAACAAACAGGCAACTAAGCGTGCTTCACCCGATTCATAAACTTTTACATCCTCATTTTCGGGACACGATGAACATAAACGCTTTGGCAAGACAGATCTTAATCAATGCTGGTGGAGTTCTTGAGCTGACAGTTTTTCCTTCCAAATATGCGATGGAAATGTCTGCTGTAGTTTACAGAAATTGGGTCTTCCCTGAACAAGCACTTCCGGTTGATCTCGTTAAGAG AGGAGTTGCAGTAGAGGACTCGAGTTCCCCACATGGCGTTCGCTTACTAATTCAAGACTACCCATACGCTGTTGATGGTTTAGAAATATGGTCAGCAATCAAAATTTGGGTAACAGAATATTGCAACTTCTATTATAAATCAGATGAATCAGTTCTGAAAGATGATGAACTCCAAGCCTGGTGGAAAGAAGTTCGGGAAGAAGGGCATGGTGACAAGAAAGATGAACCCTGGTGGCCTAAAATGCAAACACGTCAAGAGCTAATAGATTCTTGCACCATTATTATTTGGATAGCATCAGCACTTCATGCAGCAGTTAATTTTGGGCAATACCCTTATGCAGGTTACCTCCCAAATCGCCCAACATTAAGTCGAAGATTCATGCCTGAGCCAGGAACTCCTGAGTATGAAGAACTTAAGACAAATCCTGATCTGGCGTACTTGAAAACAATCACTCCTCAACTGCAGACATTACTAGGAATTTCTCTCATAGAGATATTGTCAAGGCATACATCAGATGAGGTTTACCTTGGACAGAGAGACTCATCTGAATGGACAAAGGACCAAGAACCTCTTGCTGCTTTTGAGAGGTTTGGGAAAAAGTTGAGTGAAATCGAGGATCAAATTGTACAGATGAATGGCGATGAGAATTGGAAAAATAGGTCGGGGCCTGTTAAGGTTCCATATACGTTGCTCTTTCCTACAAGTGAAGAAGGACTCACAGG